A segment of the Hallerella succinigenes genome:
TAAACGAGCGCCTGATGAACTTCAGCGATTCCCGTTTTACGCGGAGCTTCCTCTTCCGAAACCGAAAGTTTTCCATTTTCAAAGTTCACCAAAGTACCGTGTTCTTCAAAAATCGGAAGCGAGAAAATGCTCTCGCCCATCGCATTATAAACGCTCGAATCGCCTTCAAACGCATAAATATTCTTGCCGTTGTTCTGCGTACCGACTGCGTTCACATAAAGGAGTGGCACGTTCGCATTCTTCGCATGTGCGCCAAAGACGCGGTCACGCGCCTTGTCCTTGCCCTGCGTATACGGCGAACAAGAAATATTGATCATCAAATCGCCCGAAGAAATCTTCTTCTGCAAAATTTCAAACGGCTTGATCTTGTAAAGAGAATCCCAACCGTCTTCGCAAACCGTAATGGCAAGCTTTACACCGTTCACTTCGACCGGGCAGAGAATTTCCGAAACCGGTATTCCGTTCGTCTGAGCGAGCTTTCTCAAATCAGAGAAATAACGCGGTTCTTCAAATTCACGGTAACTCGGAAGCAGCGTCTTCGGCAAGAATTTCTTTTGTATGCCCTGGCAGTCGACGAGAGTCTTGAAATTTCCCTTCGAAGCGTAATAAGCCGCATTATAAAGAAGGGAACGGCCATTTTCACCGTTCTCTTCTTCCTTCGCCACGCTGCCAAAAAGAATGTCCACATTCTTCGAAAGTTCGCGGACAGATTCATTCACTTGAATGCAACGTTCGACAAAGGAATTTTCTTCCCAAAGGTCCGAAAGCAAATATCCCGGAACACACATTTCCGGGAATACAATTAAATCGGCAGAGGCTTGAACGCCTTCGCCAATGAATTTTTGCATCGTGGAAAAGTTCTTCTCCGGATTTCCGGGAACCACTTCCATCTGCGCCACATAAATTCTCATATTACATCCATCCGCGGTCCGATGTTCCCGAAATACCGCGCACCTTCAGGTCAAAGTCATCCGGGTTTGTCGCAGCCGCCAGTGCTACTTCATAAGTAATCTTATTGTTGCTGTACAGATCCAAGAGGGACTGGTCAAAGGTCTGGCTGTGATATTGCATGTGACCTTCGGCGATGGCCGTTTCGATCATGCTCGTCTTATCCTTATCAATCATGTATTCGCGGATTGCGGCCGTATTGATCATGATTTCTGCAGCAGGCACTCGACTTGTTCCGTCTGCGGTCGGCAAAAGGCGAAGGCTGATGATACCCGCCAAGCATTCACCCAAAAGCAAACGTACTTCATCGTGCTGATGCGGCGGATACATGGAAAGCACACGGGCGATTGTTTCGGTTGCGTTCGTCGTATGGATCGTAGCGAACACCATGTGACCGGTATCGGCAGCCGTCAAAGCGATTTGCATCGTTTCCAAGTCACGAATTTCACCGACCAGGAGAACATCCGGGTCCTGACGCAGAGCGGAACGCAATGCATTCGCATAAGAATTCGTATCCACACCAATTTCACGCTGGGAAATGATCGACTTGCGATCTTTATGCAAGTATTCGACAGGGTCTTCCACCGTAATGATGTTATCGGCCACCGTGTCGTTCAAATGGTCAATCATCGAAGCAAGGCAAGTCGACTTACCAGAACCAGTCGTACCCGTCACGAGTACAAGTCCACGCTTGCGTTCGGCGAGTTCCAAAATCACCGGCGGAAGTTGCAATTCTTCAAACTTCGGAATCGTAGCCTTAATGTGACGGATCACCATAGCGGAAGTTCCACGTTGACGGAAAACGTTCACACGGAAACGGCCCATGTCGCGGGCGCCCACGGCAAAGTCGCATTCCTTGTTGTTTTCAAATCGCGTCATCTGATCGCGATTCATCATGTCCATTAAAAAACTATCCATCGTCATCGCATCGATCGGCGTATCGACGAGTTTGACAAGTTCACCATTAATACGGTAAATCGGAGGTACTCCAACGCGAATATGCAAGTCGGAAGCCTTCTTCTGCGCCATCAAGCGCAAAAGCTGTTCAATTTTCAATGCACCCATGAAACACTCCGTGGTAACGGAATTAATTCAAATTTTTGTTGTCACGAATCTTTTCGATTTCAGCAAGACGCTGTTTCAATTCAGCGTTGTCCGAATCCTTACGGAGCAAATCCTTGTAGATCTTGATCGCTTCGTCGTAAACGCCCTGGCCAAAATAAATTTCAGCGAGCGTACGCGTACTAGTCGTCGGATCTTCCAAGAGAGCGTCGTCCGAATCCTTACCGAAAATGCTGTCGAAGGAAGAATTCACCGAGCCTTCCACAGCCGGAACGTCCTCGTCAAGCTTCAATTCGTCCAAAGAGAGTTCGTCATCCGAATCCTTGCCGAACAAATTATCGAACGAACTTTCGACTGAAGTTTCGAGAGTCTCTTCTGCTACAGGTTCTGCGGTCGGAGCTTCTGCATCAGCCGGAGATGCTGCCTTCGGAAGTTCCTCGTCTGCTGTGGAAGACTTTTCAAAGCCTCCTTCCAGCGGAAGATCGTCGTCATCCTTGCCGAACAAAGTATCGAACGAACTTTCGACTGAGGTTTCGAGGCTCTCTTCCGTCTTGGTTGCTGAAGCGGCTTCGAGAGTCGGAAGCGCTTCGTCCAAATTCAGAACGTCGCCTGTGGCCGGATTCTCTTCTGCAGCAGGTTCTGCGGTCGGAGCTTCTGCAACAGCCGGAGATTCTGCCTTCGGAAGTTCCACGTCTGCAGAGGAAGACTTTTCAAAGCCTCCTTCCAGCGGAAGATCGTCGTCATCCTTGCCGAACAAAGTATCGAACGAACTTTCGACTGAGGTTTCGAGGCTCTCTTCCGTCTTGGTTGCTGAAGCGGCTTCGAGAGTCGGAAGCGCTTCGTCTAAATTCAGAACGTCGCCTGTGGCCGGATTCTCTTCTGCTACAGGTTCTGCGGTCGGTGCTTCTGCATCAGCCGGAGATGCTGCCTTCGAAAGTTCCACGTCTGCTGAGGAAGACTTTTCAAAGCCTCCTTCCAGCGGAAGATCGTCGTCATCCTTGCCGAACAAAGTATCGAACGAACTTTCGACTGAGGTTTCGAGGCTCTCTTCCGTCTTGGTTGCTGGAGCCGCTTCGAGAGTCGGAAGCGCTTCGTCTAAATTCAGAACGTCGTCTGTTGCCGGATTCTCTTCTGCTACAGGTTCTGCGGTCGGAGCTGCTGCAACAGCCGGAGATGCTGCCTTCGAAAGTTCCACGTCTGCTGAGGAAGACTTTTCAAAGCCTCCTTCCAGCGGAAGATCGTCGTCATCCTTGCCGAACAAAGTATCGAACGAACTTTCGACTGAGGTTTCGAGGCTCTCTTCCGTCTTGGTTGCTGAAGCGGCTTCGAGAGTCGGAAGCGCTTCGTCCAAATTCAGAACGTCGCTTGTTGTCGGATTCTCTTCTGCAGCAGGTTCTGCGGTCGGAGCTGCTGCAACAGCCGGAGATGCTTCTGCAACAGGAGCAGCTGGCTTCGATGGCACAAATTCTTCCGGAAGTTCGTCTTCCCCGAAGATATCATCAAAGGCATCGGACAAAGACTGAGCCTTTTCTTCCACCGCCGGAGCTTCTTTCACAGCAGGTGCTGTAGGAGCCGATTCTTCCATTTCAGAAGCACCAAAAATACCGGTCAAAGCAGAATTGACATCGTTGCCGTCAATTTCGTCCATCGGGAACTGATCCTTGGTCGTATCGGTCGGGGCAAAGCCCGCTATCGCATCGTCCAAGCTGTGTTCCAAATCGTCAAAGGAAACTTCTGCATCCTTTTCTTCATCTGCAGGTATCAGGCTTGCGAGAGCGGAGAACGGATCATCTTCCGAAGTTTGCGATCCTTCTGCAGCGGTTTCATCGGCAGGAGCTTCTGCAACCGGAGATTCTTCCACGGCAACTGAGACTTCATCTTCAGCCTTCGGTGCAATCGTTTCCGAAGCCTTTTCAAACAAGGATTCACCGCCCAAATCCAGGGGTTCATCCTTCAAAATTTCATCCAAAGACGGTTGTTCTGCGGTAGCGGCCGTTGCAACGCCCGCAGCACCCAGAGTCATATCCTGCGCCAT
Coding sequences within it:
- the nadE gene encoding NAD(+) synthase, whose protein sequence is MRIYVAQMEVVPGNPEKNFSTMQKFIGEGVQASADLIVFPEMCVPGYLLSDLWEENSFVERCIQVNESVRELSKNVDILFGSVAKEEENGENGRSLLYNAAYYASKGNFKTLVDCQGIQKKFLPKTLLPSYREFEEPRYFSDLRKLAQTNGIPVSEILCPVEVNGVKLAITVCEDGWDSLYKIKPFEILQKKISSGDLMINISCSPYTQGKDKARDRVFGAHAKNANVPLLYVNAVGTQNNGKNIYAFEGDSSVYNAMGESIFSLPIFEEHGTLVNFENGKLSVSEEEAPRKTGIAEVHQALVYMIRKNLTRFSIRKIVIGASGGIDSAVSAVLYAEAIGSENVFLVNMPTRFNSNTTRNAAKDLADNLGCPYMVAPIEEVADALRASLAKDSFVRNDTQMIVEGIHYENLQARLRSAAFLATVASVVGAGFTCNGNKSEVTVGYCTLYGDTSGVMCALGDLWKTQVYELAREINSQKVVIPQASIDIPASAELSDAQNVDEGKGDPIIYPYHDRLFAFWMERWQRNSIADSEALLEKGISEYCKELGVDEAFFRSKFQSKEEILSDMKRWWSRYKGIALAKRIQMPPILSVSRRAFGFDYREAQLG
- a CDS encoding type IV pilus twitching motility protein PilT, which gives rise to MGALKIEQLLRLMAQKKASDLHIRVGVPPIYRINGELVKLVDTPIDAMTMDSFLMDMMNRDQMTRFENNKECDFAVGARDMGRFRVNVFRQRGTSAMVIRHIKATIPKFEELQLPPVILELAERKRGLVLVTGTTGSGKSTCLASMIDHLNDTVADNIITVEDPVEYLHKDRKSIISQREIGVDTNSYANALRSALRQDPDVLLVGEIRDLETMQIALTAADTGHMVFATIHTTNATETIARVLSMYPPHQHDEVRLLLGECLAGIISLRLLPTADGTSRVPAAEIMINTAAIREYMIDKDKTSMIETAIAEGHMQYHSQTFDQSLLDLYSNNKITYEVALAAATNPDDFDLKVRGISGTSDRGWM